A region from the Nematostella vectensis chromosome 13, jaNemVect1.1, whole genome shotgun sequence genome encodes:
- the LOC116603327 gene encoding uncharacterized protein LOC116603327 isoform X1, producing the protein MHLESQNTQKLDYGQQTTGISLHFKRPNINTVRILKGRKKDEPRKDLTGRYHFFCREIVKIRDRSFGACVMPINVTWLTEPPPRAQHVIPKHTRAPPFRGASRNRFLSCSTMSVKPKEFDEKRQQIREVYGRALLEKKERKPKEVTFVTKVQIKSKKSTTAGSRAESYKDIKEEDDDDKEETESIENTHSDFHSEPSLRDSKRDESPFFPFLFPEKSYTGEEPIELLWAGDNTIAEFDEREEVKGLVRALSRRLRGTDGRSRAYQKLTAAYSRPTKGELSLNEKGPVPIIPVITNEKHKQKKLPQQPKQYYVGHSKHRTRSWSLPENMRKIVEIPSVNLEEITRVVPRPSSLPATVNPTSVHGWILTSSAQLPSSSNPNRRENFNEFMTHRCRLRSREEKRSKSCFPNVKITLPQGKPIKIKVDTNNRLGKGEFESPVPPCSPTESDDGSTKGADAS; encoded by the exons ATGCACTTAGAGTcccaaaatacacaaaaacttGACTACGGCCAACAGACGACGGGAATTTCATTACACTTCAAAAGACCT AACATCAACACAGTACGAATAttaaaaggaagaaaaaaagacgAACCACGAAAGGACTTGACAGGgagatatcattttttttgccGGGAGATTGTCAAGATTAG GGACAGAAGTTTCGGCGCATGCGTAATGCCGATCAACGTTACGTGGCTCACAGAGCCCCCTCCAAGGGCCCAGCACGTAATCCCGAAGCATACCCGAGCCCCTCCGTTTCGAGGCGCCAGTAGAAATAGGTTCCTGAGTTGCAGCACAATGTCCGTGAAGCCGAAAGAGTTTGACGAAAAGCGACAACAGATCCGTGAGGTTTACGGAAGAGCACTGCTCGAAAAGAAGGAGCGGAAACCTAAAGAGGTTACTTTCGTGACAAAGGTTCaaataaaatccaaaaaaagtACAACAGCGGGTTCAAGGGCTGAAAGTTATAAAGACATTAAGGAAGAAGATGACGATGACAAGGAAGAAACCGAATCGATAGAAAATACACATAGCGACTTCCATTCAGAACCGTCATTGAGAGACTCGAAGAGAGACGAATCCCCATTTTTCCCTTTCCTTTTCCCAGAAAAATCTTACACGGGCGAGGAACCAATCGAATTGCTTTGGGCTGGGGATAACACAATCGCGGAGTTTGATGAAAGAGAGGAAGTAAAGGGCCTAGTACGAGCTTTGTCCCGCAGACTTCGCGGGACGGATGGCCGATCCCGCGCGTACCAAAAACTGACCGCCGCTTATTCGCGACCAACGAAAGGCGAGCTGAGTTTGAACGAAAAAGGACCAGTGCCTATAATACCAGTGATAACAAATGAGAAACATAAGCAGAAAAAACTTCCTCAACAACccaagcaatattatgtgggTCACAGCAAGCATCGTACGCGCTCATGGTCTCTGCCAGAAAATATGCGCAAGATTGTAGAGATCCCCTCGGTCAACCTTGAGGAAATTACGCGAGTGGTCCCGCGACCCTCGAGCCTTCCCGCTACTGTAAACCCAACATCAGTACACGGCTGGATACTGACGAGCTCAGCCCAGCTCCCCTCGAGTTCGAACCCAAACAGAAGGGAGAATTTTAACGAGTTTATGACACACCGATGCAGATTAAGGTCTCGAGAGGAAAAACGCAGCAAGAGCTGTTTTCCCAATGTAAAAATTACTCTCCCACAAGGAAAGCCGATAAAAATCAAAGTAGACACGAATAACAGGCTAGGAAAGGGGGAATTCGAGTCCCCCGTTCCACCATGCTCTCCCACAGAATCAGACGACGGTAGTACAAAGGGCGCTGATGCATCATAG
- the LOC116603327 gene encoding uncharacterized protein LOC116603327 isoform X2, giving the protein MPINVTWLTEPPPRAQHVIPKHTRAPPFRGASRNRFLSCSTMSVKPKEFDEKRQQIREVYGRALLEKKERKPKEVTFVTKVQIKSKKSTTAGSRAESYKDIKEEDDDDKEETESIENTHSDFHSEPSLRDSKRDESPFFPFLFPEKSYTGEEPIELLWAGDNTIAEFDEREEVKGLVRALSRRLRGTDGRSRAYQKLTAAYSRPTKGELSLNEKGPVPIIPVITNEKHKQKKLPQQPKQYYVGHSKHRTRSWSLPENMRKIVEIPSVNLEEITRVVPRPSSLPATVNPTSVHGWILTSSAQLPSSSNPNRRENFNEFMTHRCRLRSREEKRSKSCFPNVKITLPQGKPIKIKVDTNNRLGKGEFESPVPPCSPTESDDGSTKGADAS; this is encoded by the coding sequence ATGCCGATCAACGTTACGTGGCTCACAGAGCCCCCTCCAAGGGCCCAGCACGTAATCCCGAAGCATACCCGAGCCCCTCCGTTTCGAGGCGCCAGTAGAAATAGGTTCCTGAGTTGCAGCACAATGTCCGTGAAGCCGAAAGAGTTTGACGAAAAGCGACAACAGATCCGTGAGGTTTACGGAAGAGCACTGCTCGAAAAGAAGGAGCGGAAACCTAAAGAGGTTACTTTCGTGACAAAGGTTCaaataaaatccaaaaaaagtACAACAGCGGGTTCAAGGGCTGAAAGTTATAAAGACATTAAGGAAGAAGATGACGATGACAAGGAAGAAACCGAATCGATAGAAAATACACATAGCGACTTCCATTCAGAACCGTCATTGAGAGACTCGAAGAGAGACGAATCCCCATTTTTCCCTTTCCTTTTCCCAGAAAAATCTTACACGGGCGAGGAACCAATCGAATTGCTTTGGGCTGGGGATAACACAATCGCGGAGTTTGATGAAAGAGAGGAAGTAAAGGGCCTAGTACGAGCTTTGTCCCGCAGACTTCGCGGGACGGATGGCCGATCCCGCGCGTACCAAAAACTGACCGCCGCTTATTCGCGACCAACGAAAGGCGAGCTGAGTTTGAACGAAAAAGGACCAGTGCCTATAATACCAGTGATAACAAATGAGAAACATAAGCAGAAAAAACTTCCTCAACAACccaagcaatattatgtgggTCACAGCAAGCATCGTACGCGCTCATGGTCTCTGCCAGAAAATATGCGCAAGATTGTAGAGATCCCCTCGGTCAACCTTGAGGAAATTACGCGAGTGGTCCCGCGACCCTCGAGCCTTCCCGCTACTGTAAACCCAACATCAGTACACGGCTGGATACTGACGAGCTCAGCCCAGCTCCCCTCGAGTTCGAACCCAAACAGAAGGGAGAATTTTAACGAGTTTATGACACACCGATGCAGATTAAGGTCTCGAGAGGAAAAACGCAGCAAGAGCTGTTTTCCCAATGTAAAAATTACTCTCCCACAAGGAAAGCCGATAAAAATCAAAGTAGACACGAATAACAGGCTAGGAAAGGGGGAATTCGAGTCCCCCGTTCCACCATGCTCTCCCACAGAATCAGACGACGGTAGTACAAAGGGCGCTGATGCATCATAG
- the LOC5519483 gene encoding centromere protein S: MAASEEETDLAAETDYEALAYQQRLKAALHYTVGKICEETGAEAGLTFSRQFIAALTETSYRQCESFAVDLELFAKHAKRSTINNEDVKLLARKSPSLAQHIKKFDSEMTTALEAEKANKKEKKAAKKQQKKNEPTEDKDNDDT, encoded by the exons atggcggccTCGGAGGAAGAAACAGATCTCGCTGCAGAGACTGATTACGAAGCTTTAGCCTATCAGCAG AGATTAAAGGCGGCGTTGCACTACACTGTAGGCAAGATATGCGAGGAAACTG GAGCTGAGGCAGGATTGACATTTTCTCGTCAGTTCATTGCAGCCCTAACAGAGACCTCATACAGGCAATGTG AATCATTTGCTGTGGATCTGGAACTTTTTGCAAA aCATGCCAAGAGGAGTACAATTAACAACGAAGACGTCAAACTTCTTGCAAGGAAAAGTCCTTCATTG GCGCAGCACATAAAGAAGTTTGATAGTGAAATGACTACAGCTCTGGAAGCAGAAAAAGCCAACAAGAAGGAGAAAAAAGCTGCAAAGAAACagcaaaagaaaaatgaaCCCACAGAAGATAAAGACAATGATGACACATGA
- the LOC116603296 gene encoding centromere protein T, which yields MEETPRGLILGALSVLDTEPKRPTTRSQLSKQTPDAPSHGPGGATPMGYVVNVATPNEMTTRTLIGSFLDNLSVSRSSAANHKQKRRSLKSSASKVSKKRRRTIGDNATPRTVIETLLREAPEDTPVVGKITDINATRNRLTKERSRLDSPDRLQDHESRGRDESEELGRDASAVGVEETAVGNLTQETSGNSDDSALLNKAKEHTFGVTENPGRNNKFFHASVPKDGLVTDTSIKTYHISEILDVDYEFSPGKSKISSVSPTIASAEETMDDQGGQQNLDGTTFDMPVSSPDLSKTDEDVDKPSAESFSESMPRLSHMEGNQTIPSHSSESAQDLDWMGSSANPNTTTIGTTSMSRDGQQADCMMAVSHMEESQTIPESMMAPLQGSKWKSLVTPELPPVQERRVLTGGRRVLNDLKQLGKMSQENDKSARKPPISKKNTSDSKSQIPSTSCGLPRSLVKSIFQHFSASKVSTEALAAVEQGSVMFFKQQAADLVAFSGHAGRRTIELGDVELLMKRQGLVTPKHSLNSLIEKFLPLEYRQELIPTVQSGNKLVLK from the exons ATGGAGGAAACCCCCAGAGGGCTCATTCTTGGTGCACTATCAGTATTGGACACAGAACCAAAAAGACCAACCACAAGGAGTCAACTTTCAAAACAAACACCTGACGCACCTAGTCATGGACCTGGGGGTGCCACCCCCATGGGGTATGTGGTCAACGTGGCCACTCCCAATGAGATGACTACCAGAACCTTG ATCGGAAGCTTCCTGGATAATCTATCAGTAAGTAGAAGTTCAGCAGCCAATCATAAGCAGAAGAGGAGAAGTCTCAAGAGCTCTGCATCAAAAGTCAGCAAAAAAAGGAGACGCACGATTGGCGATAATGCAACTCCAAGAACAGTGATAGAAACACTTTTGAGAGAAG CCCCGGAAGATACTCCCGTTGTCGGAAAAATAACTGACATCAATGCTACTAGAAATCGTCTTACAAAGGAAAGAAGCAGATTAGATAGCCCAGACAGGCTCCAAGACCATGAATCAAGGGGTAGGGATGAATCAGAGGAGTTGGGTAGGGATGCTTCAGCTGTTGGAGTTGAGGAGACTGCTGTGGGAAACCTCACCCAGGAAACCTCTGGAAATTCAGATGACTCTGCTTTGTTGAACAAAGCAAAGGAACATACTTTTGGAGTCACTGAAAACCCTGGTCGAAATAATAAGTTTTTTCATGCAAGTGTGCCAAAGGATGGTCTGGTCACAGATACATCTATCAAAACATATCATATATCAGAGATTTTGGATGTTGACTATGAATTCTCTCCTGGAAAATCAAAGATAAGCAGTGTTTCTCCCACAATAGCATCTGCTGAAGAAACCATGGATGATCAAGGCGGCCAACAAAACCTTGATGGCACAACCTTTGACATGCCTGTCTCCAGTCCTGATTTGTCCAAGACGGATGAGGATGTGGATAAGCCCTCTGCTGAATCCTTCAGTGAGTCTATGCCTCGTTTGTCCCACATGGAAGGAAATCAAACAATTCCTAGTCACTCTAGTGAGAGCGCACAAGACCTAGACTGGATGGGAAGCTCTGCCAACCCTAACACGACCACAATAGGCACTACGTCAATGTCTAGAGATGGACAACAAGCAGATTGTATGATGGCAGTATCCCACATGGAAGAAAGTCAAACGATACCTGAGTCTATGATGGCACCGTTACAGGGCAGTAAATGGAAAAGCCTAGTCACACCTGAGCTTCCACCTGTGCAGGAGAGGAGAGTGCTGACAGGTGGAAGAAGGGTTCTTAATGACTTGAAGCAGCTTGGAAAAATGAGCCAAGAGAATGATAAAAG CGCTAGAAAGCCACCAATAAGCAAAAAGAATACCAGTGATTCCAAATCACAGAT CCCTAGCACCTCGTGTGGTCTGCCAAGAAGTCTTGTCAAGAGTATCTTTCAGCATTTCTCGGCCAGCAAGGTTTCTACAGAAGCACTGGCTGCTGTTGAACAAGG GTCAGTGATGTTTTTCAAGCAACAGGCAGCTGACTTGGTGGCGTTCAGTGGACATGCAGGACGCCGCACTATTGAGCTGGGGGACGTGGAACTGCTCATGAAAAG GCAGGGACTGGTAACACCTAAGCATTCACTGAATTCACTTATTGAAAAGTTCCTACCACTGGAGTACCGGCAAGAGCTAATACCAACTGTACAGTCTGGTAACAAACTTGTTTTAAAGTAG
- the LOC5519551 gene encoding heat shock protein 27 — MANNENKLEIAKLDVREYRPEEISFKVENGVVKVQGRHVNEGPFGFELKEFRRTFTLPEGVEASNVKTRISNHGQLHIEAMKALPEPDGAKKESKDDKFSMAMDVKGFPPEAIKVQVLGNELLVSANHEVEHEGHHHAMHFNRQFILPREVDMDSLTTRLDKEGKLHFEAKKRNAPALPPVRELKVLRDK; from the coding sequence ATGGCCAATAACGAAAACAAGCTGGAAATTGCGAAGCTTGACGTGAGAGAATATCGACCGGAGGAAATCTCCTTCAAGGTTGAAAACGGAGTTGTGAAGGTACAGGGCAGACATGTGAACGAGGGGCCTTTTGGGTTCGAGCTCAAGGAGTTCAGACGCACATTTACTCTGCCTGAAGGAGTCGAGGCGAGCAATGTGAAAACTCGAATCTCCAACCATGGACAACTACACATAGAGGCGATGAAAGCGCTACCAGAACCAGACGGCGCAAAAAAAGAATCCAAAGACGATAAGTTTAGTATGGCAATGGACGTAAAGGGTTTTCCTCCAGAAGCCATCAAGGTCCAAGTTCTCGGAAACGAGTTGCTTGTGAGTGCCAACCACGAAGTTGAACATGAAGGACATCACCATGCCATGCACTTTAATCGCCAGTTCATACTGCCGAGAGAAGTCGACATGGACTCACTCACTACTCGCCTTGATAAGGAAGGAAAGCTGCACTTTGAGGCGAAGAAAAGGAATGCTCCGGCGTTACCGCCAGTCCGAGAGCTGAAGGTTCTCCGGGATAAGTAG
- the LOC5519484 gene encoding heat shock protein homolog produces MDSDKFQIATLDVREFKPEEISCKVENGKIKVSGLHRHESEEGFDSKEFRRCYNLPEGVDESSISTRIAEDGMLHVEALKKAPPATKENQSAATKDDTKFTLALDVSDFKPEEVDVKVYGHELSIRARQECEEHGFFTARQFNRHFVLPQEVDMDTLVPRLAKDGVLYIEADKRPLRQLEIVMDS; encoded by the coding sequence ATGGATTCGGATAAGTTCCAGATCGCTACCCTTGACGTCAGGGAGTTCAAACCTGAGGAAATCTCTTGCAAAGTTGAAAATGGGAAAATCAAAGTCTCCGGCTTACACCGACATGAAAGCGAAGAAGGATTTGATTCCAAGGAATTCCGTCGATGCTACAATCTTCCCGAGGGAGTTGACGAGTCTTCCATCTCCACACGGATTGCAGAGGATGGCATGTTGCATGTTGAAGCTCTAAAGAAAGCACCTCCGGCAACAAAAGAGAACCAGTCAGCGGCCACTAAAGACGATACCAAGTTTACGCTTGCACTAGATGTGAGCGACTTTAAGCCAGAGGAAGTGGACGTCAAGGTGTACGGGCACGAGCTATCAATAAGGGCAAGGCAGGAGTGTGAGGAGCACGGATTCTTTACTGCGCGTCAGTTCAACAGGCACTTTGTGTTGCCACAGGAGGTAGACATGGATACACTGGTGCCACGCCTTGCGAAAGATGGGGTGTTGTACATTGAAGCAGATAAGAGACCTCTGAGACAGCTTGAGATTGTTATGGACAGTTAG
- the LOC5519485 gene encoding proteasome subunit alpha type-7 — protein sequence MSGSYDRAITVFSPDGHLFQVEYAQEAVKKGSTAVGVRGNNIVVLGVERKAVAKLQEPRTVRKICTLDDHVLMAFAGLTADARILVNKARVECQSHKLTVEDPVTLEYITRFIATLKQRYTQSNGRRPFGISTLIVGFDFDGTPRLYQTDPSGTYHAWKANAIGRSAKTVREFLEKHYSDEVADSDESTVKLAIRALLEVVQSGGKNIELAVMKKGEPMRILKPDEVDKFVAIIEKDKEEEAEKKKREKATGSAK from the exons ATGTCTGGATCGTATGATAGAGCTATAACTGTTTTCTCCCCGGATGGGCATCTATTCCAAGTGGAATACGCACAGGAAGCGGTCAAAAAAGGCTCCACGGCG GTTGGGGTCCGTGGTAATAATATCGTGGTGCTTGGAGTTGAGCGCAAAGCAGTCGCGAAATTACAAGAGCCAAGAACTGTGAGAAAAATTTGTACACTGGACGATCATGTTTTAATGGCTTTTGCAG GTCTTACTGCGGACGCAAGAATTTTAGTGAACAAAGCAAGGGTTGAATGTCAAAGTCACAAACTGACAGTTGAAGACCCAGTTACTCTGGAATACATAACGAGATTTATCGCTACTCTTAAACAG CGTTACACCCAAAGTAATGGGAGAAGGCCTTTTGGTATCTCAACTCTTATTGTTGGCTTCGACTTTGATGGTACCCCTCGGCTATACCAGACAGATCCATCTGGGACTTATCATGCATGGAAG GCTAACGCAATTggaaggagtgcaaagacaGTGCGAGAATTCTTAGAGAAACACTACTCAGATGAGGTGGCGGATTCTGATGAATCAACAGTTAAGCTTGCTATCAGAGCACTACTAGAG GTTGTTCAGTCTGGGGGGAAAAACATTGAGCTTGCTGTGATGAAGAAAGGAGAACCCATGAGG ATACTGAAGCCAGACGAAGTGGATAAATTTGTAGCAATCATAGAAAAGGACAAGGAGGAGGAAGCTGAGAAAAAGAAGAGAGAAAAAGCTACGGGCTCCGCCAAATAG